A stretch of Paenibacillus sp. URB8-2 DNA encodes these proteins:
- a CDS encoding aldo/keto reductase → MSQLNGPFTGGPTLSDGVTMPWLGLGVWQTKDGDEVIHAVKSAIEIGYRSIDTASAYKNEEGVGQAIKEAGVSREELFITTKVFNDEQGYEQTLKACESSRKKLGLDVIDLYLIHWPVKDKFRETWKALVHLQKEGFVKSIGVSNFQTHHLNSIIEDTGVVPVVNQVEFHPLLTQRELLKYCQDQNIQLEAWSPLLQGNLDIPLLQDLAQKYGKTPAQIVLRWDIQQGVITIPKSIHADRIRENAGIFDFTLSDEDVVAIEGLNKNHRYGPDPDNFDF, encoded by the coding sequence ATGAGTCAGTTGAATGGACCTTTTACCGGCGGACCTACTCTGAGTGACGGCGTAACGATGCCGTGGCTGGGGCTTGGAGTATGGCAGACCAAAGACGGCGATGAAGTTATCCATGCGGTCAAATCGGCGATTGAAATCGGCTACCGCAGTATTGATACGGCCTCGGCTTACAAGAATGAAGAAGGCGTAGGGCAAGCCATCAAAGAAGCCGGAGTGTCCCGCGAGGAACTGTTTATCACCACCAAAGTATTCAATGATGAACAAGGATATGAGCAGACTTTGAAGGCCTGCGAGTCCAGCCGCAAGAAGCTCGGTCTGGATGTCATCGACTTGTATCTGATCCACTGGCCGGTTAAGGATAAGTTCCGCGAGACATGGAAAGCGCTCGTTCATTTGCAAAAAGAAGGTTTTGTCAAATCGATCGGTGTCAGCAATTTTCAGACTCATCATTTGAACAGCATTATCGAGGACACCGGCGTCGTGCCCGTGGTCAATCAAGTGGAATTCCATCCGCTGCTGACCCAGCGCGAGCTGCTCAAATACTGCCAGGATCAGAATATTCAGCTCGAAGCGTGGAGCCCGCTGCTGCAGGGCAACCTGGATATTCCGCTGCTGCAGGATCTCGCGCAAAAATACGGAAAGACGCCTGCCCAAATCGTTCTCCGCTGGGATATCCAGCAAGGTGTCATTACGATTCCTAAATCCATTCATGCCGATCGCATCCGTGAGAATGCCGGTATTTTTGACTTTACGCTTAGCGATGAAGATGTTGTAGCTATTGAGGGATTGAACAAGAACCACCGATACGGTCCCGACCCGGATAATTTCGATTTCTAA
- a CDS encoding cupin domain-containing protein: MTQKELSPFVELLGLERHVEGGWFKEIWQSSVQIPRDLLGKDYSGPRPAASTIYFLLHPGEVSQWHAVLSDEHWLWHAGGPIALSLGGSEEHPGEVEEIILGLDIAAGQQPQALVPAGVWQAARPLGDEPVLVSCVVAPGFHYDDFRLIGKPEE, translated from the coding sequence GTGACGCAAAAAGAACTTTCGCCTTTTGTGGAATTGCTCGGCCTTGAGCGCCATGTCGAAGGTGGCTGGTTTAAGGAAATTTGGCAATCATCCGTTCAAATTCCCCGGGATCTCCTGGGCAAAGACTACTCCGGCCCCCGTCCTGCGGCATCCACTATTTATTTTCTGCTGCACCCGGGCGAGGTTTCACAGTGGCACGCCGTCCTGTCGGATGAGCATTGGCTGTGGCATGCGGGCGGTCCGATTGCATTAAGCCTTGGCGGCAGCGAAGAACATCCCGGCGAAGTAGAGGAAATTATACTGGGCCTCGATATCGCCGCAGGCCAGCAGCCGCAGGCACTCGTACCCGCCGGAGTATGGCAGGCCGCAAGACCGCTCGGCGACGAACCGGTCCTTGTATCTTGTGTGGTGGCCCCGGGCTTCCACTACGATGATTTCCGGCTGATCGGCAAGCCGGAGGAATAA
- a CDS encoding SPFH domain-containing protein has product MELAVIVVVLVVVVAFIALTVKIVPQQRVGVVERLGKFHRLLTPGLNILIPVIDQVRVYHDLRIQQANVPPQTVITKDNVQVQIDTIIFYQVVGPEEATYGISDYVYGVRNISTATMRQIIGKLELDETLSGREKISTEIRLALDEATEKWGVRIERVEVIDIKPPVDIQEAMDKQMKAERNKRAIVLEAEAAKQDMILRAEGDKQSKILKAEGDREARIHQAEGLRQAQELEALGQAKAIQAVAEAEKLRIELIRSAGLDEQVLAYQSFEALGEIAKGPANKVFLPSDVVRTLGSVGAIAEVFKAGKDK; this is encoded by the coding sequence ATGGAATTGGCGGTTATTGTAGTAGTCTTGGTTGTAGTGGTCGCATTTATCGCGCTGACGGTCAAAATCGTTCCGCAGCAGCGGGTTGGCGTCGTTGAGCGCCTGGGGAAATTCCACCGGCTGCTGACGCCCGGTCTGAATATTCTGATCCCGGTCATCGATCAGGTACGGGTTTATCACGATCTGCGGATTCAGCAGGCGAATGTGCCTCCGCAAACGGTGATTACGAAGGACAATGTTCAAGTGCAGATCGATACGATTATTTTCTATCAGGTCGTGGGCCCGGAAGAAGCGACCTACGGCATTTCCGATTATGTATACGGCGTGCGGAACATCAGCACGGCCACCATGCGGCAAATTATCGGCAAGCTGGAGCTTGACGAGACGCTGTCCGGCCGGGAAAAAATCTCGACAGAAATCCGCCTCGCCCTCGACGAAGCGACGGAGAAATGGGGCGTGCGGATTGAGCGGGTCGAGGTGATTGATATCAAGCCGCCGGTGGACATTCAGGAAGCGATGGATAAACAGATGAAGGCGGAACGGAACAAGCGTGCCATCGTTCTGGAGGCGGAAGCGGCCAAGCAGGATATGATCCTGCGCGCGGAGGGCGATAAACAGAGCAAAATCCTGAAAGCCGAGGGAGACCGAGAAGCGCGGATTCATCAAGCGGAAGGTCTGCGGCAAGCGCAGGAGCTGGAGGCTCTCGGCCAAGCCAAGGCCATTCAGGCGGTCGCGGAGGCGGAGAAGCTGCGGATTGAGCTGATCCGAAGCGCGGGGCTGGATGAGCAGGTGCTGGCGTATCAATCATTCGAAGCCTTGGGGGAAATCGCCAAAGGGCCGGCCAACAAGGTATTCCTGCCGAGCGACGTCGTCAGGACCCTCGGAAGTGTGGGCGCGATTGCCGAAGTGTTTAAAGCGGGAAAGGACAAATAA
- a CDS encoding NfeD family protein has translation MVSWMIWFIAAGILLVAEMLTLTFYLLWLCIGAAAAGLVSLAAPDAVLMQVLTGSLVALGLTLFSKPMVSRFRASRGFKDIGTDIVGKQGIVIQPIEQGRYGQVKVGGDTWSATSAQNLAADEKVRVIGRGNAIIEVERWEV, from the coding sequence TTGGTTAGTTGGATGATCTGGTTCATCGCCGCCGGCATTTTGCTGGTTGCCGAAATGCTGACGCTCACTTTTTACCTTCTGTGGCTGTGCATCGGCGCCGCCGCTGCCGGTCTTGTGTCGCTCGCCGCACCGGACGCTGTATTGATGCAGGTGCTGACCGGCTCTTTGGTCGCGCTTGGACTTACTCTGTTCTCGAAACCGATGGTGTCGCGCTTCCGCGCTTCACGGGGATTCAAGGACATCGGCACCGATATTGTCGGCAAGCAGGGGATCGTCATTCAGCCTATTGAGCAGGGCCGCTACGGACAGGTCAAAGTCGGAGGCGATACATGGAGCGCTACATCGGCGCAGAATTTGGCTGCGGATGAGAAGGTTAGAGTGATCGGCAGGGGAAACGCCATTATCGAAGTAGAACGCTGGGAGGTATGA
- a CDS encoding XTP/dITP diphosphatase: MISGNGILIVATKNAGKVREFQHAFAPFGLTIQSMFDYPELPDVVEDGTTFAENALKKSRQIAEALGLPVLADDSGLCVDALDGRPGVYSARYAGEGASDENNNLKLLSELEGLKQGEDTGQPLLSTARFVCALSLYDPSTAIELTAEGAVEGWITSEPAGGGGFGYDPLFYLPGFEKTMAELTLAEKQSVSHRGMALRLLTEKLAVHPEDGAGQ, from the coding sequence ATGATCTCCGGAAACGGTATTCTTATCGTCGCAACCAAAAATGCCGGCAAGGTACGCGAGTTTCAGCATGCTTTTGCGCCGTTTGGCTTGACGATACAAAGCATGTTCGATTATCCGGAGCTGCCGGACGTTGTTGAGGATGGGACGACCTTTGCGGAGAATGCGCTGAAGAAATCAAGGCAAATCGCCGAAGCGCTCGGTCTGCCTGTGCTTGCCGACGATTCCGGCCTCTGCGTGGATGCGCTTGACGGCCGCCCCGGCGTATACTCCGCCCGCTATGCGGGCGAAGGCGCCTCGGACGAGAACAATAACCTCAAGCTGTTAAGCGAGCTGGAGGGGCTGAAGCAGGGCGAGGATACCGGACAGCCGCTGCTCAGTACGGCGAGGTTCGTCTGCGCCCTGTCATTGTACGACCCGTCCACGGCCATAGAACTTACAGCCGAAGGCGCTGTGGAAGGCTGGATTACTTCCGAGCCCGCTGGCGGAGGAGGCTTCGGCTACGATCCCTTGTTCTATCTTCCGGGGTTCGAGAAGACGATGGCCGAGCTTACGCTGGCAGAGAAACAGTCGGTCAGCCATAGGGGAATGGCGCTGCGCCTCCTGACGGAGAAATTGGCCGTACACCCGGAGGACGGCGCCGGACAATAA
- the rph gene encoding ribonuclease PH has product MRSNGRNDDGLRPLKITTQTNKYAEGSVLIEMGDTKVICTATVEEKVPPFLKGQGKGWVTAEYSMLPRATQSRNQREAARGKLTGRTMEIQRLIGRALRSVVNLQALGERSITLDCDVIQADGGTRTASITGSFVALAFAVNKIALQHRLSVFPITDYLAAISVGIVGDRPLLDLNYDEDSKAKVDMNVVMTGSGEFVELQGTGEERPFSRKELDHLLSLGEKGILELITAQKEALGPIALKIPFGQPGQEV; this is encoded by the coding sequence ATGAGATCAAACGGGCGAAACGACGATGGGCTCCGGCCGCTCAAGATTACGACCCAAACCAATAAATACGCCGAAGGCTCCGTACTCATTGAAATGGGGGACACTAAGGTCATTTGCACGGCAACCGTAGAGGAAAAAGTCCCTCCCTTTCTGAAGGGCCAGGGGAAAGGCTGGGTGACGGCGGAATATTCCATGCTTCCACGGGCGACGCAATCGCGCAATCAGCGCGAAGCTGCGCGCGGAAAGCTGACCGGACGCACCATGGAAATCCAGCGGCTCATTGGACGGGCGCTTCGCTCGGTAGTGAATTTGCAGGCTTTGGGCGAACGGAGCATCACGCTGGACTGTGACGTCATCCAAGCGGACGGCGGTACGCGGACCGCGTCGATTACGGGTTCTTTTGTCGCGCTGGCATTTGCCGTGAACAAAATTGCCTTGCAGCACCGTCTCAGCGTGTTTCCCATCACCGACTATCTGGCGGCGATCAGCGTCGGCATCGTGGGAGATCGTCCGCTGCTTGATCTGAATTATGACGAGGATTCCAAAGCGAAGGTCGACATGAACGTCGTTATGACCGGAAGCGGTGAATTCGTCGAGCTGCAAGGAACCGGGGAAGAGCGTCCTTTCTCGCGAAAGGAGCTGGATCATCTGCTGAGTCTAGGCGAAAAAGGGATTCTCGAGCTGATCACCGCCCAGAAAGAAGCTTTGGGACCGATCGCGCTCAAAATTCCTTTCGGCCAGCCTGGCCAGGAGGTATAG
- a CDS encoding GerMN domain-containing protein translates to MINKKKLAGVSAACLLAFPLALSGCGWFGSEKSAAIDPPPSDVEAQMLQTSDNTLDSGVFAPVAEDGADSGSTGSDSGGGAADSSTAANNAASGSAKSGAKGDSDSNAPRTTVYLQNDNGLLAPVALSLPAADQNGVLKQSLEALVDKGAYAAGLPDGFHGVLPQGTEVKSVTVDHNLAVAEFGGNFGTYAPADERKLLEAITWTLTGQEGIKGVQLWVDGKKLNEMPLKETPLDRPLTRSLGINLPSQGPAKMNSSAVTVYFSAASPSGVQYYVPVTRFVTPGQDPLKAAMNELIQGPESEDGLETVMTPETSLDSVEKGQNGVVTVSLNDDMFDDGSQVPAELLESVVLTVAQNSEDAMVQVRMNGKQTVTGTDNVDYGKPVSAPQYVNELPL, encoded by the coding sequence ATGATAAACAAGAAAAAACTGGCTGGCGTTTCCGCAGCCTGCCTGCTGGCGTTTCCGCTGGCGCTGTCCGGCTGCGGCTGGTTCGGCTCGGAAAAATCGGCTGCCATTGACCCGCCGCCAAGCGATGTGGAGGCGCAAATGCTGCAGACAAGCGATAACACGCTGGATAGCGGGGTCTTCGCGCCTGTTGCGGAGGACGGTGCGGACAGCGGCTCAACCGGCAGCGATTCAGGCGGGGGCGCAGCCGATTCAAGCACCGCGGCGAATAACGCCGCAAGCGGCAGCGCAAAGTCGGGGGCCAAAGGTGATAGCGACTCCAATGCGCCGCGCACGACCGTATATTTGCAGAATGATAACGGCCTGCTTGCTCCCGTCGCTCTCAGTCTGCCAGCGGCAGACCAAAACGGAGTGCTGAAACAGTCGCTCGAAGCTCTGGTGGACAAAGGAGCCTACGCAGCGGGCCTGCCTGACGGATTTCATGGGGTCCTGCCCCAAGGCACAGAAGTCAAAAGCGTGACGGTGGACCATAATCTGGCCGTCGCCGAGTTTGGCGGCAATTTCGGCACCTATGCTCCGGCAGACGAACGGAAGCTGCTGGAGGCCATTACCTGGACGCTGACCGGGCAGGAAGGAATTAAGGGAGTGCAGCTGTGGGTTGACGGCAAAAAGCTGAACGAAATGCCGCTCAAGGAAACGCCGCTCGATCGTCCGCTGACCCGTAGCCTGGGAATCAATCTGCCGTCTCAGGGCCCGGCTAAGATGAATTCCAGCGCCGTCACCGTCTACTTCTCGGCTGCTTCGCCAAGCGGAGTTCAATATTATGTACCCGTTACCCGGTTCGTGACGCCGGGACAGGACCCGCTTAAAGCGGCGATGAACGAACTGATTCAAGGCCCCGAATCGGAGGACGGACTGGAAACGGTTATGACCCCAGAGACGTCGCTGGATTCGGTGGAGAAGGGGCAGAACGGCGTGGTTACCGTATCGCTGAACGACGATATGTTCGATGATGGCAGTCAGGTGCCCGCCGAGCTGCTGGAGTCTGTGGTGCTCACAGTGGCCCAAAATTCGGAGGACGCCATGGTTCAGGTCCGCATGAATGGCAAACAGACGGTCACCGGCACCGACAATGTCGATTACGGCAAGCCCGTTTCGGCTCCGCAGTATGTGAATGAACTTCCGTTGTAA
- a CDS encoding phosphatidylglycerophosphatase A family protein: MADAKIPYSLNSKAVAQATRAWLHKRGVKIEEIAELVMLLQQKYYPNLTMEECIHNIEMVLSKREVQNAVLTGIQLDLLAEEGKLFPPLQDMIEHDESLYGVDEIFAFSIVNVYGSIGFTNYGYIDKLKPGVLERLNDKGTGKVNTFLDDIVGAVAAAASSRIAHRKQAEREHDLGLPHEPEDSEEAARRLYAEKMQTE, from the coding sequence ATGGCCGATGCAAAAATCCCTTACAGTCTGAACAGCAAAGCCGTCGCGCAGGCAACGAGAGCTTGGCTTCACAAACGCGGGGTAAAGATCGAGGAAATTGCCGAGCTAGTCATGCTGCTTCAGCAAAAATATTATCCCAATCTAACCATGGAAGAGTGCATCCACAATATCGAGATGGTGCTCAGCAAGCGGGAAGTGCAGAACGCCGTCTTGACCGGCATCCAGTTGGACCTGCTGGCAGAAGAGGGCAAGCTGTTTCCTCCGCTGCAGGATATGATCGAGCATGACGAAAGCCTTTACGGCGTAGATGAAATATTCGCCTTTTCCATTGTGAATGTATACGGAAGCATAGGCTTTACCAACTACGGCTATATCGATAAGCTGAAGCCGGGCGTCCTGGAGAGGCTGAACGACAAGGGAACCGGGAAAGTGAACACCTTCCTGGACGATATCGTAGGCGCCGTCGCCGCTGCCGCAAGCAGCCGAATCGCCCACCGGAAGCAGGCGGAGCGTGAGCATGATCTCGGACTGCCGCATGAGCCGGAGGACAGCGAAGAGGCGGCAAGACGTTTATATGCGGAGAAGATGCAGACGGAATAA
- a CDS encoding MBL fold metallo-hydrolase produces MREHQAAIWPVISPQPEVSHVETERSFAMGGREWLPVETGGHAAGHLSFFHPGSGQLLCGDAVLPQISPNVSLLPGSDPEPLRSFMDGLSMLRQLPVKTAFPGHREPFGYFAGRIDNLLLHHEERLDAAESLLADRPRSGFEVCRELFRGRIPGIHQLRFAMSETLAHLVELERRGRAVSEEKNGEILFYKMDGY; encoded by the coding sequence CTGAGGGAGCATCAGGCCGCGATATGGCCTGTGATTTCGCCGCAGCCGGAAGTTTCACATGTGGAGACGGAGCGGTCTTTTGCCATGGGCGGCCGGGAGTGGCTGCCGGTTGAGACCGGCGGACATGCGGCGGGGCATCTGTCCTTCTTCCACCCGGGCAGCGGGCAGCTGCTGTGCGGGGATGCCGTGCTGCCCCAGATTTCCCCGAATGTCAGCCTGCTTCCGGGCAGTGATCCCGAGCCTTTGCGGTCGTTCATGGACGGGCTGTCCATGCTCCGGCAGCTGCCGGTGAAGACGGCGTTTCCGGGGCACCGTGAGCCGTTCGGTTATTTTGCGGGCCGGATTGACAATCTGCTGCTCCATCACGAAGAGCGGCTGGACGCGGCGGAGTCGCTGCTGGCGGATCGTCCGCGCAGCGGATTCGAGGTGTGCAGAGAGCTGTTCCGGGGACGGATACCGGGCATTCATCAACTGCGTTTTGCCATGAGCGAGACACTGGCTCACCTCGTTGAATTGGAACGCAGAGGCCGGGCCGTCTCGGAGGAGAAGAACGGAGAGATTCTGTTTTATAAGATGGATGGTTATTGA
- a CDS encoding MBL fold metallo-hydrolase: protein MDGGKSRREETARYKIQEGGLIQVLVPMAPPLLLMNGYLLRDEDGGITVVDPGPRSREAEAVWEDRELGASWNAVKQIVVTHHHPDHYGLAGWLQERSGCSLDVEAGACRGGDDVGACVRHGVGAAGVFCPARHAGAAGGGAEGASGRDMACDFAAAGSFTCGDGAVFCHGRPGVAAG, encoded by the coding sequence ATGGACGGCGGCAAGAGCAGGCGGGAGGAAACCGCCCGGTATAAGATTCAGGAGGGCGGATTGATTCAGGTGCTTGTGCCGATGGCACCGCCGCTGCTGCTGATGAACGGCTATCTGCTCAGGGACGAAGACGGCGGTATTACCGTGGTCGATCCTGGGCCCCGAAGCCGGGAAGCGGAGGCGGTCTGGGAGGATCGGGAGCTTGGAGCATCATGGAATGCTGTGAAGCAGATCGTTGTCACCCATCACCATCCGGACCATTACGGATTGGCAGGTTGGCTGCAGGAGCGCAGCGGCTGCAGTCTGGATGTCGAAGCGGGCGCATGCCGAGGCGGAGATGATGTGGGGGCCTGCGTCCGTCATGGAGTCGGCGCTGCCGGAGTTTTTTGCCCGGCACGGCATGCCGGAGCAGCGGGTGGCGGAGCTGAGGGAGCATCAGGCCGCGATATGGCCTGTGATTTCGCCGCAGCCGGAAGTTTCACATGTGGAGACGGAGCGGTCTTTTGCCATGGGCGGCCGGGAGTGGCTGCCGGTTGA
- a CDS encoding class I SAM-dependent methyltransferase encodes MSEWYEKSFGEDYLIVYKHRDFGGARREVERMIGWLSLPAGAKVLDLCCGMGRHSLALAEAGYEVTGIDLSEALLREARAQEGAERVTWVRSDMRELPLEGGFDAVVNLFTSFGYFEEDEEHLKVLREIRRMLKPGGKFIIDFLNPSYVIAHLVPHSNREDGDNLIDEKRRIEDGYVKKDIILTSKIDGTPRQYHERVKLYPLEKFRDLLAAAGLSLEAVHGSYEEDEYEAETSPRMIFVGKRP; translated from the coding sequence ATGAGTGAATGGTATGAAAAAAGCTTTGGCGAGGACTATCTGATCGTATATAAACACCGGGATTTCGGAGGCGCGCGGCGGGAAGTCGAGCGGATGATCGGCTGGCTTAGCCTGCCGGCGGGCGCCAAAGTGCTTGATCTGTGCTGCGGCATGGGCCGGCATTCGCTGGCGCTCGCGGAAGCGGGTTACGAGGTCACCGGCATCGACCTGTCGGAAGCGCTGCTGCGCGAAGCGCGCGCCCAGGAAGGCGCGGAGCGCGTGACCTGGGTCCGGTCCGATATGCGCGAGCTGCCGCTTGAGGGAGGCTTCGATGCGGTGGTCAACCTGTTCACCTCCTTCGGATATTTTGAGGAGGATGAGGAGCATCTGAAGGTGCTGCGCGAAATCCGGCGGATGCTGAAACCGGGCGGCAAGTTTATCATCGATTTCCTGAATCCATCCTATGTGATTGCGCATCTCGTGCCGCATTCCAACCGGGAAGACGGCGACAATCTGATTGACGAGAAGCGGCGGATCGAGGACGGCTACGTGAAGAAGGACATCATCTTGACGTCCAAAATCGATGGGACGCCGCGCCAATACCATGAGCGGGTGAAGCTGTACCCGCTGGAGAAGTTCCGCGATTTGCTCGCGGCTGCCGGTCTTTCCCTTGAAGCGGTGCATGGGAGCTACGAGGAGGATGAATATGAGGCGGAAACCTCGCCGCGCATGATCTTCGTAGGGAAGCGTCCGTAA
- a CDS encoding glycoside hydrolase family 13 protein, with product MNPKWWKESVVYQIYPVSFMDSNGDGRGDLRGIISKLDYLKDLGVDVIWVCPIYKSPGHDNGYDISDYCDISKEFGTMADFDLMLREIHARGMKLMMDLVLNHTSHQHPWFVESRQSKDNPKRDFYIWRKGRNGGPPNNWESYFSGSVWEYDERTGEYYLHLYSRFQPDLNWENPVVIDKLHEMVAWWLKKGVDGFRFDAIAHIVKAEGLPDALNPKGTTTVRAYEMFSNLEHVHTLLQNLNDKVLYYYDIMTVGETSGLGPEQALEYVGDGRRELNMTFQFEHMFLDAASAGSGKWDIVPWNLLALKKIMSGWQTTLHNRGWNANYLCNHDQPRAVSRFGDDVRYRDCSAKMLATFLHMLEGTPYMYQGEEIGMTNAAFQSIEDYRDVETLNYYEERRNSGVSDEEIMKAIHKKSRDNARTPMQWDDGEGAGFTTGVPWINLNSNYVEINAAKAVKDPDSIYHYYKKLIELRKKHKVIVYGEYRLLLPLHTEIYAFTRTLEDRQLLIILNFFDRNPVFEMPQDLSPDGMELLISNYPLEKTEDLRKLPLRPYEARVYIKTIPGAPEGV from the coding sequence ATGAACCCGAAATGGTGGAAGGAAAGTGTCGTGTACCAGATTTATCCCGTGAGCTTCATGGATTCGAACGGCGACGGAAGGGGAGACCTGCGGGGAATCATCTCGAAGCTGGACTATCTGAAGGATCTCGGAGTGGATGTCATCTGGGTGTGCCCCATCTACAAGTCTCCCGGCCATGACAACGGCTACGATATCAGCGATTACTGCGACATCAGCAAGGAGTTCGGAACGATGGCGGATTTCGACCTGATGCTTCGGGAGATCCATGCGCGGGGCATGAAGTTGATGATGGACCTGGTACTCAATCACACCTCCCATCAGCATCCCTGGTTTGTCGAATCCCGGCAGTCGAAGGATAATCCGAAACGCGATTTCTATATATGGAGAAAAGGCAGAAACGGCGGCCCTCCGAATAACTGGGAGTCATATTTCAGCGGCTCGGTGTGGGAGTACGACGAGCGGACGGGGGAGTACTACCTGCATTTGTATTCCAGATTCCAGCCCGATCTCAACTGGGAAAATCCCGTCGTCATCGATAAGCTGCATGAAATGGTAGCCTGGTGGCTGAAAAAAGGCGTGGACGGCTTCCGGTTCGACGCCATCGCGCATATTGTCAAGGCCGAAGGGCTCCCCGACGCCCTGAATCCAAAAGGCACCACGACGGTGCGGGCCTACGAAATGTTCTCCAACCTGGAGCATGTTCACACCCTGCTGCAAAACCTGAATGACAAGGTGCTTTATTATTACGATATTATGACGGTCGGGGAGACCTCCGGCCTCGGGCCGGAGCAGGCGCTGGAGTATGTGGGCGACGGACGCCGGGAGCTGAACATGACGTTTCAGTTCGAGCATATGTTTCTGGATGCCGCCTCGGCAGGCAGCGGGAAGTGGGATATCGTTCCATGGAATCTGTTGGCGCTAAAAAAAATCATGAGCGGTTGGCAGACGACTCTCCATAACCGGGGCTGGAACGCCAATTATTTGTGCAATCACGATCAGCCGCGGGCGGTATCGCGGTTTGGTGACGATGTTCGCTACCGGGACTGCTCGGCCAAAATGCTGGCTACGTTTCTGCATATGCTGGAAGGGACGCCATACATGTACCAAGGCGAAGAGATTGGCATGACGAATGCCGCGTTTCAGTCGATTGAAGATTACCGCGACGTCGAAACGCTCAACTACTATGAGGAGCGGCGCAACAGCGGCGTCTCGGACGAGGAAATCATGAAGGCGATCCACAAAAAGAGCCGGGACAACGCCCGGACGCCGATGCAATGGGACGATGGCGAGGGAGCCGGATTTACAACCGGAGTGCCCTGGATCAACCTGAACTCGAATTATGTGGAAATCAATGCTGCCAAGGCGGTTAAGGACCCTGATTCCATTTATCATTATTACAAAAAGCTGATTGAGCTGCGAAAAAAACACAAGGTGATCGTCTATGGCGAATACCGGCTGCTGCTGCCGCTTCATACTGAAATTTATGCGTTCACCCGGACGCTGGAGGATCGGCAGCTTTTGATTATTCTGAATTTTTTTGACCGCAATCCGGTCTTTGAAATGCCGCAGGATCTGTCGCCGGACGGAATGGAACTGCTGATCTCCAATTATCCGTTGGAAAAGACCGAGGATCTCCGCAAGCTGCCGCTGCGTCCGTACGAGGCGCGGGTTTATATAAAAACCATTCCGGGGGCGCCGGAGGGAGTTTAG
- a CDS encoding homocitrate synthase/isopropylmalate synthase family protein — translation MKSLKLCDTTLRDGEQAAGVSFTRAEKLEIARLLSECGVEQAEIGIPAMGVREQEDIAAIAALGLPIKLMTWNRALKSDIDKAWATGVNWCHVSIPVSEVQLRGKLGLTPVEGLTKLLRAAEYAVGLGMTVSVGMEDSSRADMDFLVELVNCLYKECGVRWFRYADTVSAHHPGQMAQRVSALLGAVPPDVELEVHCHNDFGLAVANTLSGIAAGATWASTTVAGIGERTGNAPMEEVALAWRYLYGGDTAIRAELLKLAADMVIAASGRSVGDSKPIVGKLAFTHESGIHVDGLMKDRETYQTFNPSEVGREHNFVLGKHSGTGGVAHVLGKQGLEADPEMAARLLVRVRDYAEASKGNVPESLLVKWLLEERKQAPNAV, via the coding sequence GTGAAAAGTCTCAAGCTATGTGACACGACGCTAAGGGACGGCGAACAGGCGGCTGGGGTTTCATTCACGAGGGCGGAAAAGCTGGAAATCGCAAGATTGCTGTCGGAGTGCGGTGTAGAGCAGGCGGAGATTGGTATTCCGGCTATGGGAGTACGGGAGCAGGAGGACATCGCGGCTATTGCCGCGCTCGGTCTTCCCATCAAGCTGATGACCTGGAACCGTGCGCTCAAAAGCGATATTGACAAGGCTTGGGCGACGGGAGTGAATTGGTGCCATGTTTCCATTCCCGTCTCTGAAGTTCAGCTTCGCGGCAAGCTCGGGCTTACGCCTGTTGAAGGCTTAACGAAGCTGCTTCGTGCGGCGGAATATGCAGTAGGACTGGGTATGACCGTGTCGGTCGGTATGGAAGATTCATCCCGTGCGGATATGGATTTTCTGGTGGAATTGGTCAATTGTCTTTATAAGGAATGCGGCGTAAGATGGTTCCGTTATGCGGATACGGTATCCGCACATCATCCCGGACAGATGGCTCAGCGGGTAAGCGCCCTGCTTGGAGCTGTACCGCCGGATGTGGAACTTGAAGTGCACTGCCATAACGATTTCGGACTGGCTGTCGCGAACACGCTGAGCGGCATCGCCGCGGGTGCGACGTGGGCGAGTACGACGGTCGCGGGAATTGGGGAGCGCACCGGGAATGCGCCGATGGAGGAAGTGGCGCTGGCCTGGCGTTACTTGTACGGCGGCGACACCGCCATTCGAGCCGAGCTGCTTAAGCTTGCCGCGGATATGGTAATCGCGGCTTCGGGACGCAGCGTTGGAGACTCTAAACCGATTGTCGGCAAGCTAGCCTTCACACATGAATCGGGCATACATGTGGACGGACTGATGAAGGATAGGGAGACTTACCAGACCTTCAATCCGTCGGAAGTCGGCCGTGAGCACAATTTTGTGCTTGGCAAGCATTCCGGGACGGGCGGCGTTGCCCATGTACTTGGCAAACAGGGACTTGAAGCTGACCCCGAGATGGCGGCCAGACTGCTGGTACGTGTCCGGGATTATGCCGAGGCGAGCAAAGGGAATGTGCCGGAATCCTTGTTGGTGAAATGGCTGTTGGAAGAGCGGAAGCAGGCTCCAAACGCGGTGTAA